The Oscillatoria acuminata PCC 6304 genomic interval TGTGGCTTCTGGATAGAGCTTGGCCCAACTCCCAATGTGAGCATAATGAATTTTATTCGGGGAAATCAGATAACGCAAGGGGCCGATCGCCTCGATTTCAGCCTGCAAACCTTCCGTCATGGCGATCGGGGAATGACACCATAAATCGCCATTCCCCAGACGCACCAGAGTCATTCGCGTGGGGAATGGAATAAATCGGCCATACATCGCCATTTTCACAATGGGTCCATCGGCAATCCAGATATTCTCATCCACAGGTTTCAGGGTCCCTGTCGGTTCGTATAGGCCAAAATTCGTCTGATTCATCTTCTAAAATAGGCGTCAGTCCTGTTAGTTTGTAAAGCCCGCTTAAAATTAGGCAGCCCAGGTGGGGGGAAAAGGGATTTATTGGAGTTGAATTTCGGCCCCAATCACCCGAGTGTCATCTAACTGGTTCCCAACAACTTTTAAAGTTGGGGCTTTGGCGGTGTTATGAATGTCATAGCGCTGATTGTTTTTGAAGGTATTCTTTCCGGAAACGGTTTCTGTTCCTAAATCTGGCTGAGATTCCCCGATCGCCACCAATCCATCTCGGCTATTGTTGGAAATTACATTATCTCGCAAAATTGGACGAGAAGAATGAGAAATCACCAACCCATCAATATTATTCTGAATCTGATTATTTGCCACTAAGGGGGTAGAATTTCCGCCGATCGCCAAACCAAAGCCCGTGTTTTCGATTAAGTTATCTCGAATCTCTCCTGCTGCTTCATGGGTGAGAGAAATTCCATTTCCACCATTTTCAAAGATGCGGTTATTCTCAATCATCGGCGTTCCGGTTCCGGTGATAAATATTCCTTCGCGGCCATTTTTTGTTGCTGTACTATTGCGAATTCTCGGATTAGTGGATTCGACCCAAATTCCCGTTCCTGATTGATCTGGATTAGTGATGGTGATGCCGGCGATTTCCGTGCGATCGCCGGGGAGAAGGGTGACCTTTTGTTTCCCCCAGGTTGGACTGAGGTAATCCCCACCCCCGATAATCACGACCCCTTCACCTTGTTGTCTTTCGTTGCCTCTGAGGGTCACCCCCGCTTTGATTTTCAAGGGGAAGGTTTCTCCGGTTTCTGCACTATATTCCCCGGGTGCTAATTGGATCACTGTCCCGGGAAAGGATTGGGTTAAAGCGTAGGCGATCGTCCGAAAGGGTTGGGTTTCTTTTTCTCCTGCGGAAGGGGTATCGGTTCCCTGGATGGAGTCTACATAAAGAATTTGCTTAAATGCCGGAGTGCGTTTGGGAAACTGTGGAGATTGTCTCTCAACGGAGGGATTTTCTGTCACGGGTCCTTCGTTGGGGTTGACGATGAAAATACAGCCACCTAGAGAGAATGCGAACAAGGCGAGGGCCACAGGTTTGATTCGATTCAACATTTTTCTGTAATTTTCCTTAAACGATTAATGAACCGAGGGGAGTTATTCCATAAGTAGGAGTTATGATTTGGACTCTTTTAGGTCGTGAAAAGTTGCTTTCAGTGACACTTAATGGAGGGTGAGGGCATCTGGAAAATCCACTGGCCAAAACGAGGGACCCGAGGTGAATAGGTGATGGAACAATCATAGCATCAAAACAGCACCGGGTGATTTTAGCCGTGATGGCGATCGCAAAACCCTGTGTTGCAAATCACAACAATTTCCGACGGCGATCGCAAGGGTTTAGAGATATCGATCCCGAGCTTTTGTGTTCTCGATCGCAAATATAATTAGATCTCGATCGCCACCTATTCTTTAAAAAACCTTCATAATAAAAATATAGAAATTAAGGAATAAAATGCTATGACTCCCCCCATTAAGCTCCTTCCCCATGCCATTTCTGAACTAATGGCCCAAGTGAGTGCCACCCGGAAAATTACCCTCGCCGATCGATATGGATTGATGGCGGCTATTTTAGAAGAGTCTCTGGATGAAGAAGATAGGTTTTCAATTGATCGACTCCTGCGAGCATTACGGCGAGGGCGACTACAAATTGTTGATGAGATTTCTTCTTTGCTCTGTAGTGGATGAGGGTAGGCGATCGCCATCAAACCTTCTGACTCTTTCCCGTTGCGGATCATCTACCCTGTCCCATTTTAGCCTCAACTGCGTAAGTAACCCCCACCCTCATCCCACTGCTGGTTCTAACAGTTGAATAATCCCTTGGTTGGCATCAATTTCCACTTCAACTCCCACAGGGACCGTAAATTTATCCCTAATATGACCGATGGCTGACCCATACCAGGCGGGAATTCCCAAGGGGCGGATCCAATCGGATAATACCTGGGGTAAAGTCAAGGAAGGTTCATCGCCTTCCCCCGCCTCACATCGCGTACATTCGGCAAAAATAAATCCTGAAATTTTATCGAGAATGCCTGCTAATTTTAAGTGCGTTAACATTCGGTCAACCCGATAAATATCTTCCCCTATTTCTTCTACAAACAAAATTTTATTATTCCAATCGGGCAAATAATCTGACCCGACCATTGCGCTTAAAACCGATAAATTTCCGCCCACTAATTGGCCTCGGGCTGTACCGCCCGTGAGGGTTTGGGGGCGAGTTAGGGGAGGATTTTGCATTCGCACGGGTTCGGCATCCAGCAACAGGTGTTGAACATAATTGACCGAAAAGGGATTCCAAACCGAGGTGGCAACGGGACCATGAAAGGTAATAATGCCACTGCGGGCATAAATTGCCAGTAATAAGGAAGTAATGTCGCTATAGCCCATAATAATTTTGGGGTTTGAGCGGATCAGGTCATAGTTTAATAAGGGCAAAATGCGATTAGAACCCCAACCGCCGCGCATGGTTAAAAGTGCTTGAACCGAGCGATCGGCAAACATAGCATTTACATCCGCAGCGCGATCGGCATCTTGACCCGCGAGATAGCCGTATTCATCGAGTAAATGGGTTCCTAACTTGACATTTAATCCCAAAGCGGCTAATTGTTTTCGAGCATAATCGATATCTTCTTGTTCAATGGGACTAGAAGGGTTAATCAAACCCACCGTATCCCCGACTTTTAGGCGAGGAGGTTTCAAGATAGAGGGAGGGTTGGCAGTAGCAATTGTCGTGCCTGGGATCTGAGAGGCGATCGCACTCAGTCCGCAGAGGGTGAGAAAATGACGGCGATTCCAAAACACTTAAAAATCCGCTCAGTTTTATAAAGGGAAACGAGATCCTGTTTATTATAAAGGATGGCGATCGCATTCAGGGTTCAGGGTCCTTTCACCCTCGTTCCGCATCCTGACCGGCGGTTTTTTAGTACCGTGGGACTTCCCAAATCCCCCGGACAAACGGTCTACTTTACCCCTTGGACCCTGATGCGATCGCAGGGAAACCCAGGTATTTTAGCACCCTCTCCCGCAGCGACTGGGCGAAATTAGCTCTTTACTCTTGTCAATCATCCAGTTTCCGATTATCCTATTTTAGCCTTTAGCAATTTAAGGTAGAATAACAAGGAGGTCTCTGGGTGAATAAGTCAGTTTTTACAGAAAAATATACGCGGTTTCGGCGACTCCTAATCGAGATTCGGCAATCGAGTAAGTTAACCCAGGTGCAAGTGGCTCAACGACTGCATAAACCCCAGTCTTTCGTCTCCAAGTACGAACGGGGGGAACGCCGTTTAGATGTGGTGGAGTTTCTGGAAGTTGCTAAAGCACTGGAGGTTAATCCTTCAGAGTTGCTGACTCAACTGGACCGCCCAACTGTAGAGCAAGGTTCCACAAACAT includes:
- a CDS encoding DUF1565 domain-containing protein: MLNRIKPVALALFAFSLGGCIFIVNPNEGPVTENPSVERQSPQFPKRTPAFKQILYVDSIQGTDTPSAGEKETQPFRTIAYALTQSFPGTVIQLAPGEYSAETGETFPLKIKAGVTLRGNERQQGEGVVIIGGGDYLSPTWGKQKVTLLPGDRTEIAGITITNPDQSGTGIWVESTNPRIRNSTATKNGREGIFITGTGTPMIENNRIFENGGNGISLTHEAAGEIRDNLIENTGFGLAIGGNSTPLVANNQIQNNIDGLVISHSSRPILRDNVISNNSRDGLVAIGESQPDLGTETVSGKNTFKNNQRYDIHNTAKAPTLKVVGNQLDDTRVIGAEIQLQ
- a CDS encoding S66 peptidase family protein, whose protein sequence is MFWNRRHFLTLCGLSAIASQIPGTTIATANPPSILKPPRLKVGDTVGLINPSSPIEQEDIDYARKQLAALGLNVKLGTHLLDEYGYLAGQDADRAADVNAMFADRSVQALLTMRGGWGSNRILPLLNYDLIRSNPKIIMGYSDITSLLLAIYARSGIITFHGPVATSVWNPFSVNYVQHLLLDAEPVRMQNPPLTRPQTLTGGTARGQLVGGNLSVLSAMVGSDYLPDWNNKILFVEEIGEDIYRVDRMLTHLKLAGILDKISGFIFAECTRCEAGEGDEPSLTLPQVLSDWIRPLGIPAWYGSAIGHIRDKFTVPVGVEVEIDANQGIIQLLEPAVG
- a CDS encoding helix-turn-helix domain-containing protein, which produces MNKSVFTEKYTRFRRLLIEIRQSSKLTQVQVAQRLHKPQSFVSKYERGERRLDVVEFLEVAKALEVNPSELLTQLDRPTVEQGSTNMGEF